A part of Parvimonas micra genomic DNA contains:
- a CDS encoding KilA-N domain-containing protein, which yields MAKVTKEHISAKGFAIQIYTEDFKNDYISLTDIARYKSDEPFIVINNWLRSKDTIEFLGLWESMNNINFKPIEFDRFKNEAGSNAFTLSPQKWIEKTNAIGIVCKSGRYGGTFAHSDIAMEFASWISAEFKLYIIQDYKRLKSDENSRLSLNWNLNREISKINYKIHTDAIKTYLLNDLTESQLGFKYASEADMLNVALFNKTAKQWREENPNLKGNMRDYASLNELLVLANMESYNAVLIEKGLSQKERMIELRKLARTQMISLEKLNDIGIKSLEDKTKE from the coding sequence GTGGCAAAAGTAACTAAAGAACATATTTCAGCAAAAGGATTTGCAATTCAAATTTATACTGAAGACTTTAAAAACGATTATATAAGTCTTACAGATATTGCTAGATATAAAAGTGATGAACCTTTTATTGTTATAAATAATTGGTTAAGAAGTAAAGATACAATTGAATTTTTAGGTTTGTGGGAATCAATGAATAATATAAATTTTAAACCTATCGAATTCGATAGGTTTAAAAATGAAGCTGGCAGTAATGCTTTTACTTTATCTCCACAAAAATGGATTGAAAAAACAAATGCTATAGGTATAGTATGCAAATCAGGAAGATATGGAGGAACATTTGCCCATAGTGATATTGCGATGGAATTTGCATCATGGATTTCTGCAGAGTTTAAACTGTATATTATTCAGGATTATAAGAGACTTAAATCAGACGAAAATTCAAGATTATCATTAAATTGGAATTTGAATAGAGAAATCTCTAAAATTAATTATAAAATTCATACAGATGCTATAAAAACATATTTACTAAATGATTTAACAGAAAGCCAATTAGGCTTTAAATATGCAAGTGAAGCCGATATGTTAAATGTAGCATTATTTAATAAAACCGCAAAACAATGGAGAGAAGAAAATCCGAACTTAAAAGGAAATATGAGAGACTATGCAAGTTTAAATGAACTTTTAGTACTAGCTAATATGGAAAGCTATAATGCTGTTTTAATTGAAAAAGGACTATCACAAAAAGAAAGAATGATTGAACTTAGAAAACTTGCAAGAACTCAAATGATTTCACTTGAAAAACTTAATGACATAGGAATTAAAAGTCTGGAAGATAAGACTAAGGAATAG
- a CDS encoding DUF421 domain-containing protein, which produces MNPFLLVAIKLLIGFLALITIINISGKGNLAPNSASDQVQNYVLGGIIGGVIYNNSIKIIEFIAILCIWCALVLGLKWLKQHVVKVKQVIDGKALIVIDEGKINIENCRKVGLSAHDVSFKLRTNNVYSIKDVKRAIVEQNGQLIIIHYGEENPKFPLITDGHLQTDILETIGKDEDWLIEEIKKQGLEKYSDVFLGEYVDGKLILAPYN; this is translated from the coding sequence ATGAATCCATTTCTTTTAGTAGCTATAAAATTATTAATTGGATTTTTAGCTTTAATAACTATAATAAATATCTCAGGAAAAGGAAACTTAGCACCGAATTCAGCAAGTGATCAAGTTCAAAATTATGTGCTTGGGGGAATAATTGGTGGTGTAATTTACAATAATAGTATTAAGATAATAGAGTTTATTGCTATTTTATGTATTTGGTGTGCTCTTGTGTTAGGCCTAAAATGGCTTAAACAACATGTTGTAAAAGTAAAACAAGTTATAGATGGAAAAGCATTGATAGTTATTGATGAAGGTAAAATTAATATAGAAAATTGTAGAAAAGTAGGTTTATCCGCTCATGATGTATCTTTTAAACTTAGAACTAATAATGTTTATTCAATAAAAGATGTGAAAAGAGCCATTGTTGAACAAAATGGTCAACTTATAATTATTCATTATGGAGAAGAAAATCCAAAGTTCCCATTGATAACAGACGGACATTTACAAACTGATATTTTAGAAACAATAGGAAAAGACGAAGATTGGTTAATTGAAGAAATTAAAAAACAAGGATTAGAAAAATACAGTGATGTATTTTTAGGAGAATATGTAGATGGAAAGTTAATTCTAGCTCCTTATAATTAA
- a CDS encoding MATE family efflux transporter, producing MNKDSKELLTAKPLQILIKLSLPAILGMIVIGLYPLMDGIFAGQILGEKAMTAVGIATPFTYINTGIATLIGVGSASLLSRAIGEGNQKIIDKVMGNLCFWILTLSTIVTVLGILFCQQLLSVFGAKGELLNLSTRYLRIIFIGSIFVNFAQAANMVMRGEGLMKRAMLIMGIGAGINILLDPILMILFRERGIEGAAVATITAQFVQAIFTLWYFKKKSKVVKIGIIRKEGDITVDMFSVGVSAMLMQVLTIIQQSFLYSQAFRYGGETSAAIMAAILRIQAFSFIPLWGMSQGLQPAIGANFGAEQYDRVKKIFNVFAISSIILAACFWIPSEIFAKPILGLFGLSDETLFLAIPNFRIMYSIFIAYGVMIMTITFFQAIGDGKTAGILVMLRQIILFIPAVILLPRMIGAQSLWYVLPIIDGVVVLLGIQGYFMAVKKMEKK from the coding sequence ATGAATAAAGATAGTAAAGAGCTCTTAACAGCTAAACCGTTACAAATATTAATTAAACTTTCATTGCCGGCAATATTAGGGATGATTGTTATCGGCTTATATCCGCTGATGGATGGGATTTTTGCCGGCCAGATACTTGGAGAGAAAGCTATGACCGCTGTAGGAATTGCCACTCCGTTCACATATATCAATACGGGTATCGCAACTTTAATTGGGGTAGGTTCAGCGTCACTATTATCCAGAGCCATTGGAGAAGGAAATCAAAAAATAATAGATAAAGTTATGGGAAATCTTTGTTTTTGGATTCTAACATTGTCAACAATTGTTACTGTTTTAGGGATCTTATTTTGCCAACAATTACTTAGTGTATTTGGTGCAAAAGGAGAACTTTTAAATCTTTCTACTCGTTATTTACGAATTATTTTTATAGGGTCTATTTTTGTAAATTTCGCGCAGGCAGCAAATATGGTTATGCGTGGCGAGGGGTTGATGAAACGAGCAATGCTTATTATGGGAATTGGTGCAGGTATAAATATATTGTTGGATCCGATTCTTATGATACTATTTAGAGAGCGTGGTATTGAAGGTGCTGCTGTCGCTACGATAACAGCACAATTTGTTCAGGCAATTTTTACTCTTTGGTATTTTAAGAAAAAAAGTAAAGTTGTAAAAATTGGGATAATTAGAAAAGAAGGGGATATAACCGTAGATATGTTTTCCGTAGGTGTTTCTGCTATGCTTATGCAGGTGTTAACTATTATTCAGCAGAGTTTTCTTTATAGTCAAGCTTTTCGTTATGGTGGAGAAACATCCGCAGCTATTATGGCGGCTATCTTAAGAATACAGGCTTTTTCATTCATTCCACTTTGGGGAATGAGTCAAGGATTACAACCTGCTATTGGTGCCAATTTTGGAGCAGAGCAGTATGACAGGGTCAAAAAAATATTCAATGTTTTCGCTATCAGTTCTATTATATTAGCTGCTTGTTTTTGGATACCTTCAGAAATTTTTGCTAAACCAATTCTTGGATTATTTGGATTATCCGATGAAACACTATTTTTAGCTATTCCGAATTTCCGCATAATGTACAGTATTTTCATTGCTTATGGGGTAATGATTATGACTATAACATTTTTTCAAGCGATTGGAGATGGTAAAACAGCCGGTATTTTAGTTATGTTAAGACAGATAATTTTGTTTATTCCAGCTGTAATTTTATTACCTCGTATGATTGGGGCACAGAGCCTTTGGTACGTTTTGCCAATAATTGATGGAGTCGTTGTGTTACTAGGAATTCAGGGATATTTTATGGCAGTAAAAAAAATGGAGAAAAAATAG
- a CDS encoding SemiSWEET family transporter: MNQKTLKILGWIATCTAMLMYISYFPQIINNLHGNKSGFLQPMVAAVNCTLWVSYGFFQKKKDWPIIVANIPGVIFGTIAALTAL, encoded by the coding sequence ATGAATCAAAAAACACTTAAAATTTTAGGATGGATTGCAACTTGTACAGCAATGCTTATGTATATATCCTATTTTCCACAAATTATTAATAACTTACATGGAAATAAAAGTGGTTTTTTACAACCTATGGTTGCAGCAGTTAACTGTACTTTGTGGGTTAGCTACGGATTTTTTCAAAAGAAAAAAGATTGGCCAATTATTGTAGCAAATATACCGGGTGTAATTTTTGGAACAATCGCTGCTTTAACAGCTTTATAA
- a CDS encoding TetR/AcrR family transcriptional regulator, which translates to MTRERLTSRERKLKIQNIALDVFTRKGYKNTSMYDLVQATGLSTGGLYHYYKSTTEILYDLMLRGCKYREDIIEKKICEISKPLSVELLAEITVDRALSTNIFIPIYVMFLQSMKEDEDLQELYKKLQDSYIKNFKRMLDEYDYGEICEESLKLLNDLLNTIILSCETLGIREHLVSQRQVLEKMIIDVLMINREEV; encoded by the coding sequence ATGACTAGAGAACGACTAACATCAAGAGAAAGAAAATTGAAAATACAAAATATTGCATTAGATGTTTTTACAAGAAAAGGATATAAAAACACAAGTATGTATGATTTAGTACAAGCTACTGGACTGTCCACAGGAGGTTTGTACCACTATTATAAAAGTACAACTGAAATTCTATACGATTTGATGTTAAGAGGTTGTAAATATCGAGAAGACATTATTGAAAAAAAGATATGTGAAATTTCTAAGCCTTTAAGTGTAGAGTTATTAGCTGAAATTACTGTTGATAGGGCACTTTCTACTAATATATTTATTCCAATATATGTTATGTTTTTGCAGTCAATGAAGGAAGATGAAGACTTACAGGAACTTTATAAAAAATTACAGGACAGTTATATCAAAAATTTTAAACGAATGCTGGATGAATATGACTATGGAGAAATTTGTGAAGAGTCTTTGAAATTACTCAATGATTTACTTAATACTATTATCTTGAGTTGTGAGACATTGGGAATTAGGGAACATTTAGTTTCACAACGTCAAGTTCTTGAGAAAATGATAATTGATGTTTTAATGATAAATAGAGAAGAGGTGTAA